The following coding sequences are from one Musa acuminata AAA Group cultivar baxijiao chromosome BXJ1-6, Cavendish_Baxijiao_AAA, whole genome shotgun sequence window:
- the LOC103990203 gene encoding uncharacterized protein LOC103990203 isoform X2, translating into MNRSLRAAVAPSPGRTMTKQADEELALFLEMRKLGKEQNNLLLHSAAELDPPLGSKPGTAPIFKIASSAPTREAGIGDFLNSDSEKNDYDWLLTPPGTPLFPSLDTESKRAPVSSTGTPKNRSTLQKSRLANAPDPSRNAASRQPTSSSGFNSSTVGTRRPSSSGGPTHSASRPVTPNGRPTLTATSKPTRASTPTSRAALPSKSCTPPRSSTPVRYSTQPSRSSVPAASKTASRSATPTRRPSAISAVPSSSAPSSRSSSVARSGSTVSKGSTPCGSSSAIKPRSLKPSCTPGSSHDAPSSSHTSLPERPSASRGRPGAPNIRSSSVEPGPNVRPRRQSCSPSRGRVPNGNVHKGSSVPPSSRPQANASDNMNPVLIGNKMVERIVNMRRLVPPKQDDQRSSHNNLCGKSSLTPDSTGFGRTLSKKSLDMALRHMDIRRSVPNSSRPSMTNVPALSVYVRSGPTRSRTVGVSDSPLATSSTASSEHSVNNNTICLDGNEIEDDLTSEKGGRCSPAVFIAR; encoded by the exons ATGAATCGGAGCCTTAGGGCAGCGGTGGCGCCGTCTCCCGGGCGGACTATGACAAAACAGGCGGACGAGGAGCTCGCCCTATTTCTCGAGATGCGGAAGCTGGGGAAGGAGCAAAACAACCTTCTTCTTCACAGCGCCGCTGAACTCGATCCCCCGTTGG GGTCTAAACCTGGGACTGCTCCTATATTCAAGATCGCCTCATCGGCGCCGACACGCGAGGCCGGGATTGGTGACTTCCTAAATTCCGACAGTGAAAAAAATGACTATGACTG gCTTCTTACACCACCGGGTACTCCACTCTTTCCGTCTCTGGATACTGAATCAAAAAGAGCCCCTGTAAGTAGCACCGGTACTCCAAAAAATCGTTCTACATTGCAAAAATCTAGG TTAGCAAATGCTCCAGATCCTTCAAGGAATGCAGCATCAAGGCAACCAACATCATCATCTGGTTTTAATTCATCTACTGTGGGAACTCGCAGACCGTCATCATCTGGTGGTCCTACTCATAGTGCATCTAGACCTGTAACTCCAAATGGACGCCCTACATTAACTGCAACTTCAAAACCTACCAGAGCTTCCACTCCCACTTCACGAGCTGCTTTACCTTCAAAGTCATGTACTCCACCACGATCATCAACACCTGTTAGATATTCTACACAACCATCTAGGTCATCTGTACCTGCAGCGAGCAAGACTGCATCAAGGTCAGCTACTCCTACAAGACGACCTTCTGCCATATCTGCTGTTCCTTCCAGCTCTGCTCCATCAAGTCGATCATCTTCTGTCGCAAGGTCAGGTTCAACAGTATCTAAAGGTTCAACACCATGTGGAAGCTCTTCAGCCATAAAACCTAGATCACTGAAACCCTCATGTACCCCTGGTTCTTCTCATGATGCACCCTCAAGCTCACACACATCATTGCCTGAGAGGCCCTCGGCTTCTCGAGGTAGACCTGGAGCACCCAACATTCGATCATCTTCTGTTGAGCCTGGACCAAATGTCCGACCAAGGCGGCAGTCTTGTTCTCCATCCAGAGGGCGTGTTCCAAATGGTAATGTTCATAAAGGCAGTTCTGTTCCACCATCAAGCAGACCACAGGCAAATGCCAGTGACAACATGAACCCTGTTCTAATTGGAAATAAGATGGTTGAACGGATAGTGAACATGAGAAGACTTGTGCCTCCAAAGCAAGATGACCAACGATCAAGCCATAATAACCTCTGTGGCAAGTCTTCTCTCACACCAGATAGCACTGGCTTTGGGAGGACACTGTCAAAGAAATCGCTGGATATGGCATTGAGGCATATG GATATAAGGCGGAGTGTTCCCAACAGTTCGAGACCATCCATGACAAATGTTCCAGCTTTATCTGTGTATGTGAGGTCAGGACCCACAAGAAGCAGAACAGTTGGTGTCTCCGACTCTCCTCTTGCCACAAGCAGCACAGCGAGTTCTGAACATAGTGTCAATAACAACACGATCTGTCTTGATGGGAATGAAATCGAAGATGATCTTACTAGTGAGAAAGGAGGCAGGTGCTCGCCTGCTGTCTTCATTGCCAGATGA
- the LOC103990203 gene encoding uncharacterized protein LOC103990203 isoform X1, which yields MNRSLRAAVAPSPGRTMTKQADEELALFLEMRKLGKEQNNLLLHSAAELDPPLGSKPGTAPIFKIASSAPTREAGIGDFLNSDSEKNDYDWLLTPPGTPLFPSLDTESKRAPVSSTGTPKNRSTLQKSRLANAPDPSRNAASRQPTSSSGFNSSTVGTRRPSSSGGPTHSASRPVTPNGRPTLTATSKPTRASTPTSRAALPSKSCTPPRSSTPVRYSTQPSRSSVPAASKTASRSATPTRRPSAISAVPSSSAPSSRSSSVARSGSTVSKGSTPCGSSSAIKPRSLKPSCTPGSSHDAPSSSHTSLPERPSASRGRPGAPNIRSSSVEPGPNVRPRRQSCSPSRGRVPNGNVHKGSSVPPSSRPQANASDNMNPVLIGNKMVERIVNMRRLVPPKQDDQRSSHNNLCGKSSLTPDSTGFGRTLSKKSLDMALRHMIYLQTQDIRRSVPNSSRPSMTNVPALSVYVRSGPTRSRTVGVSDSPLATSSTASSEHSVNNNTICLDGNEIEDDLTSEKGGRCSPAVFIAR from the exons ATGAATCGGAGCCTTAGGGCAGCGGTGGCGCCGTCTCCCGGGCGGACTATGACAAAACAGGCGGACGAGGAGCTCGCCCTATTTCTCGAGATGCGGAAGCTGGGGAAGGAGCAAAACAACCTTCTTCTTCACAGCGCCGCTGAACTCGATCCCCCGTTGG GGTCTAAACCTGGGACTGCTCCTATATTCAAGATCGCCTCATCGGCGCCGACACGCGAGGCCGGGATTGGTGACTTCCTAAATTCCGACAGTGAAAAAAATGACTATGACTG gCTTCTTACACCACCGGGTACTCCACTCTTTCCGTCTCTGGATACTGAATCAAAAAGAGCCCCTGTAAGTAGCACCGGTACTCCAAAAAATCGTTCTACATTGCAAAAATCTAGG TTAGCAAATGCTCCAGATCCTTCAAGGAATGCAGCATCAAGGCAACCAACATCATCATCTGGTTTTAATTCATCTACTGTGGGAACTCGCAGACCGTCATCATCTGGTGGTCCTACTCATAGTGCATCTAGACCTGTAACTCCAAATGGACGCCCTACATTAACTGCAACTTCAAAACCTACCAGAGCTTCCACTCCCACTTCACGAGCTGCTTTACCTTCAAAGTCATGTACTCCACCACGATCATCAACACCTGTTAGATATTCTACACAACCATCTAGGTCATCTGTACCTGCAGCGAGCAAGACTGCATCAAGGTCAGCTACTCCTACAAGACGACCTTCTGCCATATCTGCTGTTCCTTCCAGCTCTGCTCCATCAAGTCGATCATCTTCTGTCGCAAGGTCAGGTTCAACAGTATCTAAAGGTTCAACACCATGTGGAAGCTCTTCAGCCATAAAACCTAGATCACTGAAACCCTCATGTACCCCTGGTTCTTCTCATGATGCACCCTCAAGCTCACACACATCATTGCCTGAGAGGCCCTCGGCTTCTCGAGGTAGACCTGGAGCACCCAACATTCGATCATCTTCTGTTGAGCCTGGACCAAATGTCCGACCAAGGCGGCAGTCTTGTTCTCCATCCAGAGGGCGTGTTCCAAATGGTAATGTTCATAAAGGCAGTTCTGTTCCACCATCAAGCAGACCACAGGCAAATGCCAGTGACAACATGAACCCTGTTCTAATTGGAAATAAGATGGTTGAACGGATAGTGAACATGAGAAGACTTGTGCCTCCAAAGCAAGATGACCAACGATCAAGCCATAATAACCTCTGTGGCAAGTCTTCTCTCACACCAGATAGCACTGGCTTTGGGAGGACACTGTCAAAGAAATCGCTGGATATGGCATTGAGGCATATG ATATATTTGCAAACGCAGGATATAAGGCGGAGTGTTCCCAACAGTTCGAGACCATCCATGACAAATGTTCCAGCTTTATCTGTGTATGTGAGGTCAGGACCCACAAGAAGCAGAACAGTTGGTGTCTCCGACTCTCCTCTTGCCACAAGCAGCACAGCGAGTTCTGAACATAGTGTCAATAACAACACGATCTGTCTTGATGGGAATGAAATCGAAGATGATCTTACTAGTGAGAAAGGAGGCAGGTGCTCGCCTGCTGTCTTCATTGCCAGATGA